From Azospirillum humicireducens, a single genomic window includes:
- a CDS encoding DUF1656 domain-containing protein, whose protein sequence is MIGEIDVYGLFLPPLLLLAVAAWAVSALLRRGLRAVGAYGWVWHPPLFDFALYVLVLSGLAGLWSAWTA, encoded by the coding sequence ATGATCGGCGAGATCGACGTCTACGGCCTGTTTCTTCCCCCGCTGCTGCTGCTGGCCGTGGCGGCCTGGGCGGTGTCTGCTCTGCTGCGCCGGGGATTGCGCGCGGTCGGCGCCTATGGCTGGGTCTGGCACCCGCCGCTGTTCGACTTCGCGCTTTATGTGCTGGTTCTGAGCGGCTTGGCCGGGCTGTGGTCGGCCTGGACCGCCTGA
- a CDS encoding sensor histidine kinase: MTAPLSQPFSIPGILPDADAESAWIEVIRKMDETYANLVAQQVELERKNAELEEAQAFIASVIGSMTDVLIACDRDGRIEQTNPAAERALGCTGRELTGRLLRDFLDLASHRAFAQLCSAALQREGGSDVELSLRGPTGPFPVAVNSTVRYDQRGHAIGLVLVGRPIGELRRAYRDLASAHEGLKQTQQQLVHSEKMASLGRLVAGVAHELNNPISFVYGNAHAMRRYVDRLTAYLDRVHEGAGTAELAALRKELRIDRARADAAATLDGMLEGTERVRDIVAELRRFSSEQKHASERFDLTALLRSAVTWVAKAQMPDLTVVFTLPETLDIAGHPGHLHQVAMNLVQNAIDAMAGATVKRLELHGREEAGEVVVTIRDTGHGIPEAILGRVFDPFFTTKPVGKGTGLGLSISYQLVRDHGGALAATNHPDGGALFTLTLPAAGRKDGAAR, translated from the coding sequence ATGACCGCCCCCCTGTCGCAGCCCTTTTCCATTCCCGGCATTCTGCCCGATGCCGACGCCGAGAGCGCCTGGATCGAGGTGATCCGGAAGATGGACGAGACTTACGCCAATCTGGTGGCGCAGCAGGTGGAGCTGGAGCGCAAGAATGCCGAGCTGGAGGAGGCGCAGGCCTTCATCGCCAGCGTTATCGGTTCCATGACCGACGTGCTGATCGCCTGCGATCGCGACGGCCGGATCGAGCAGACCAACCCGGCGGCCGAGCGGGCGCTCGGTTGTACGGGGCGGGAGCTGACCGGCCGCCTGCTGCGCGACTTTCTCGACCTCGCCTCCCATCGCGCCTTCGCGCAGCTGTGCAGCGCCGCCCTTCAGCGCGAGGGCGGCAGCGACGTGGAGCTGTCGTTGAGGGGGCCGACCGGTCCTTTCCCCGTCGCGGTCAACAGCACGGTCCGCTACGACCAGCGTGGCCATGCCATCGGGCTGGTGCTGGTCGGTCGGCCGATCGGGGAGCTGCGGCGCGCCTACCGCGACCTCGCCTCCGCCCATGAAGGGCTGAAGCAGACCCAGCAGCAGCTGGTGCATTCGGAAAAGATGGCCTCGCTCGGCCGGCTGGTCGCCGGCGTGGCGCATGAGCTGAACAATCCGATCTCCTTCGTCTACGGCAACGCCCATGCCATGCGACGCTATGTCGACCGGCTGACCGCCTATCTTGACCGCGTGCATGAGGGCGCCGGCACTGCCGAACTGGCGGCGCTGCGCAAGGAGCTGCGCATCGACCGTGCCCGTGCCGACGCGGCGGCGACGCTGGACGGCATGTTGGAGGGGACGGAGCGGGTGCGCGACATCGTGGCGGAACTGCGCCGCTTCTCGTCGGAACAGAAGCACGCCTCCGAACGCTTCGATCTGACGGCACTTCTTCGGTCCGCCGTGACCTGGGTGGCGAAGGCGCAGATGCCGGATCTGACCGTCGTCTTCACCTTGCCGGAGACGCTGGACATCGCCGGCCATCCCGGCCATCTGCATCAGGTCGCCATGAATCTCGTGCAGAATGCCATCGACGCCATGGCCGGTGCGACGGTGAAGCGGCTGGAACTGCATGGCCGGGAGGAGGCCGGGGAGGTCGTCGTCACCATCCGCGACACCGGCCACGGCATTCCAGAAGCGATTCTGGGCCGGGTGTTCGACCCGTTCTTCACCACCAAGCCGGTCGGCAAGGGCACCGGGCTCGGCCTCTCGATCAGCTACCAGCTGGTGCGCGACCATGGCGGCGCGCTGGCGGCAACCAATCATCCCGACGGCGGAGCGCTGTTCACCCTGACCCTGCCGGCGGCTGGGCGCAAGGATGGAGCCGCAAGATGA
- a CDS encoding HupU protein, producing the protein MNGQTLRERPLSVLWLQSGGCGGCTMSLLCAEAPDLMTLFGTAGIHLLWHPSLSEETGAEALDLFERILSGAEPLDVLCVEGSLLRGPNGTGRFHVLAGTGRPTIDWVRDLAAVAGTVLAVGTCAAYGGITAAGENIADACGLQYEGTLRGGALGGEFRARDGLPVVNVAGCPTHPNWVTETLMLLAENALKAEDLDLYQRPRFYADHLVHHGCPRNEYYEYKASAEKPSDLGCLMEHLGCLGTQAHADCNTRLWNGEGSCTRGGSACINCTAPGFEEPGHPFQQTPKFAGIPIGLPTDMPKAWFVALASLAKAATPDRVRRNAAADRIVVPPTVRPTRKG; encoded by the coding sequence ATGAACGGACAAACGTTGAGAGAGCGTCCGCTGTCGGTGCTGTGGCTGCAATCGGGCGGCTGCGGGGGCTGCACCATGTCGCTGCTCTGCGCCGAAGCTCCGGATTTGATGACGCTGTTCGGGACGGCCGGCATCCATCTGCTCTGGCATCCCAGCCTCTCCGAGGAAACCGGGGCGGAGGCGCTGGATCTGTTCGAGCGCATCCTGTCGGGAGCGGAGCCGCTGGACGTGCTGTGCGTGGAGGGATCGCTTCTGCGCGGGCCGAACGGGACCGGGCGCTTCCATGTGCTGGCGGGGACCGGGCGGCCCACCATCGACTGGGTGCGCGATCTGGCCGCCGTCGCCGGAACGGTGCTGGCCGTCGGCACCTGTGCGGCCTATGGCGGCATCACCGCGGCCGGGGAGAACATCGCCGATGCCTGCGGCCTGCAGTATGAGGGGACGCTGCGCGGTGGAGCGCTGGGCGGAGAGTTCCGTGCGCGCGACGGCCTGCCGGTGGTGAATGTCGCCGGCTGCCCGACCCATCCCAACTGGGTGACAGAGACGCTTATGCTGCTGGCCGAGAATGCCCTGAAGGCCGAGGATCTCGACCTCTACCAGCGCCCGCGCTTCTACGCCGACCATCTGGTCCACCATGGCTGTCCGCGCAACGAGTATTACGAGTACAAGGCGAGTGCGGAGAAGCCGTCGGACCTTGGCTGTCTGATGGAGCATCTCGGCTGCCTGGGCACCCAGGCCCATGCCGACTGCAACACCCGCCTGTGGAACGGCGAGGGGTCCTGCACCCGCGGCGGCTCCGCCTGCATCAACTGCACCGCACCCGGATTCGAGGAGCCGGGGCATCCGTTCCAGCAGACACCGAAATTCGCCGGCATCCCGATCGGCCTGCCGACCGACATGCCGAAGGCGTGGTTCGTGGCTTTGGCATCCCTGGCCAAGGCGGCGACGCCGGATCGGGTGCGCCGCAATGCCGCCGCCGACCGCATCGTCGTGCCGCCCACCGTCCGCCCCACCCGGAAAGGCTGA
- a CDS encoding nickel-dependent hydrogenase large subunit: MSEEPKRRLIVGPFNRVEGDLEVKLEIDGGRVSAAYVNSPLFRGFERILEGRDPMDALVVAPRICGICSVSQSHAAALALAGVMGVEIPRNGMLATNLMMATENAADHLTHFHLFFMPDFARPAYEGRSWFERAEARFKAAQGSAVRGATAARAELFHVLGILGGKWPHTLTLQPGGVTRAADARDRVRLLATVGAFRRFLEDSLFGAPLDRILELAAPEDLERWRLSGPAGDFRLFLEVAEDLRLAHLGRAYGRFLSHGAYPETDGGHLYRRGTFADGRDAAFDADQVTEHHRFSRMAGRERPHPPFAGSTVPDGADEEGYSWCKAPRLAGLPYETGAIARQLVDGHPLIRALVAQDGGSVYSRVVARLLELARTVRAMEGWLRAIEPNGPWCATVEMPDNAQAVGLTEAARGALGHWLRVERGRIAGYQIIAPTTWNFSPRDLDGVPGPLEQALVGAPVQEGERTPLSVQHIVRSFDPCMVCTVH; the protein is encoded by the coding sequence GTGAGCGAAGAGCCGAAACGACGCCTGATCGTCGGTCCTTTCAATCGTGTGGAGGGCGATCTTGAGGTGAAACTCGAGATCGATGGCGGACGGGTTTCCGCCGCCTATGTGAACTCTCCCCTGTTCCGCGGGTTCGAACGCATTCTGGAAGGGCGCGACCCGATGGATGCGCTGGTGGTGGCGCCGCGCATCTGCGGCATCTGCTCCGTCTCGCAGAGCCATGCGGCGGCGCTGGCGCTGGCCGGGGTGATGGGGGTGGAGATACCGCGCAACGGCATGCTGGCGACCAACCTGATGATGGCGACGGAGAACGCCGCCGATCACCTGACCCATTTCCACCTGTTCTTCATGCCCGACTTCGCCCGGCCCGCCTATGAAGGCCGCTCCTGGTTCGAGCGGGCGGAGGCGCGCTTCAAGGCGGCGCAGGGCAGCGCCGTGCGTGGCGCCACCGCGGCCCGGGCGGAGCTTTTCCATGTGCTCGGCATCCTGGGCGGCAAGTGGCCGCACACGCTGACGCTCCAGCCCGGCGGCGTGACCCGCGCGGCGGATGCCCGCGACCGGGTGCGGCTGCTCGCCACCGTCGGCGCTTTCCGCCGCTTCCTGGAGGACAGCCTGTTCGGCGCCCCGCTGGACCGCATTCTGGAGCTTGCGGCTCCGGAGGATTTGGAGCGCTGGCGTCTCTCCGGCCCGGCCGGCGATTTCCGTCTGTTCCTTGAGGTCGCGGAGGATCTGCGCCTCGCCCATCTCGGCCGCGCCTATGGCCGGTTTCTCAGTCACGGCGCCTATCCGGAGACCGACGGCGGGCATCTCTACCGTCGCGGCACCTTTGCAGACGGTCGGGACGCCGCCTTCGACGCCGATCAGGTGACCGAGCATCACCGCTTCAGCCGCATGGCCGGGCGGGAGCGCCCCCACCCGCCTTTCGCCGGCTCGACCGTGCCGGATGGGGCGGACGAGGAGGGATACAGCTGGTGCAAGGCGCCGCGGCTGGCCGGACTTCCCTATGAGACCGGTGCGATTGCGCGGCAACTGGTGGACGGCCATCCGCTGATCCGGGCGCTGGTGGCGCAGGATGGCGGATCGGTTTACAGCCGGGTGGTCGCCCGCCTGCTGGAACTCGCCCGTACCGTCCGTGCCATGGAAGGCTGGCTGCGCGCGATCGAGCCCAACGGTCCCTGGTGTGCGACGGTGGAGATGCCCGACAATGCCCAGGCGGTCGGCCTGACCGAGGCCGCCCGTGGCGCACTCGGCCATTGGCTTCGGGTGGAGCGCGGGCGCATCGCCGGTTACCAGATCATCGCGCCCACGACCTGGAATTTTTCTCCCCGCGACCTCGACGGGGTGCCCGGACCGCTGGAACAGGCTCTGGTCGGCGCACCGGTGCAGGAGGGAGAGCGCACGCCGCTGTCGGTGCAGCACATCGTCCGGTCCTTCGATCCATGCATGGTCTGCACGGTGCATTGA
- a CDS encoding HyaD/HybD family hydrogenase maturation endopeptidase, whose translation MDGTGDGGGREAVRILVLGIGNILWADEGFGVRTVERLAADWRFPDAVTLMDGGTQGLYLLPHLETADALIVVDAIDYGLPPGTRRVFHGDDVPAFLGAKKMSLHQTGFQEVLASAMFLGRCPERLILVGVQPECLEDYGGGLTDTVAAQVDPTIAVILDLLRDEFGVDGTPRNAAADIAAPAISRDAYEGGRPSAEDACRIGDPRVLAALSATAS comes from the coding sequence ATGGACGGAACGGGGGACGGAGGAGGCCGCGAAGCGGTGCGAATCCTGGTCTTGGGGATCGGAAACATCCTGTGGGCCGACGAAGGTTTCGGCGTCCGCACCGTCGAGCGTCTGGCCGCCGATTGGCGGTTTCCCGACGCGGTCACGCTGATGGACGGCGGCACCCAGGGGCTGTACCTGCTGCCGCATCTGGAGACGGCCGACGCTCTGATCGTGGTCGACGCCATCGACTATGGCTTGCCTCCGGGTACCCGCCGGGTCTTCCACGGCGACGATGTGCCTGCCTTCCTGGGCGCCAAGAAGATGAGCCTGCACCAGACCGGGTTCCAGGAGGTTCTGGCGAGCGCCATGTTTCTCGGCCGCTGTCCGGAGAGGCTGATCCTGGTCGGCGTGCAGCCGGAATGCCTGGAGGATTACGGTGGCGGCTTGACCGATACGGTGGCGGCGCAGGTTGACCCGACCATTGCCGTCATTCTGGATCTTTTGCGCGACGAGTTCGGCGTGGACGGAACGCCACGGAACGCCGCTGCCGACATCGCCGCCCCGGCCATCTCCCGCGATGCCTATGAGGGCGGTCGGCCCAGCGCCGAGGACGCCTGCCGCATCGGCGACCCCCGCGTGCTGGCGGCGCTGTCCGCTACCGCATCGTGA
- a CDS encoding HypC/HybG/HupF family hydrogenase formation chaperone — protein MCIGIPLRLTVVDGIVGRAEDGSAVDLSLVPEAGPGDWVLGFLGAARRLLEPEEASQILDALAAMAAALDGEALDSAFADLTGREPTLPPHLEAARAAGLTEA, from the coding sequence ATGTGCATCGGCATTCCCCTGCGCCTGACCGTCGTCGACGGTATCGTCGGCCGGGCGGAGGACGGATCGGCCGTCGACCTGTCGCTGGTTCCCGAGGCCGGTCCCGGCGATTGGGTGCTCGGCTTCCTGGGCGCTGCCCGCCGATTGCTGGAGCCTGAGGAGGCGTCGCAGATTCTCGATGCGCTGGCCGCGATGGCCGCGGCGCTGGACGGGGAAGCGCTGGATAGCGCCTTCGCCGACCTGACCGGCCGTGAACCCACCCTTCCCCCCCACCTGGAGGCGGCCCGCGCGGCCGGCCTGACGGAGGCCTGA
- a CDS encoding hydrogenase, which translates to MTDLALPLAKPRLPLPPLVDLLTDVHGYPRLDHGDDRPWLDDPAKDWVIFLPGHGKGNAETADVAVILPELVRALHPRLTPAVAGEAAERAILALTGMMSLPALVFLRGDRLLGSIPRVRDWDDYLQRIGEILDGALEGGAA; encoded by the coding sequence GTGACCGACCTTGCACTCCCGCTCGCGAAACCGCGCCTGCCCTTGCCGCCGCTGGTCGATCTGCTGACCGACGTTCATGGGTATCCGCGGCTCGACCATGGCGACGACCGCCCCTGGCTGGACGATCCTGCCAAGGATTGGGTGATCTTTCTTCCCGGCCATGGCAAGGGCAATGCGGAGACCGCCGATGTTGCCGTCATCCTGCCGGAGCTGGTCCGCGCTCTGCATCCGCGCCTGACCCCAGCGGTGGCGGGCGAGGCGGCGGAGCGCGCGATCCTGGCGCTGACCGGCATGATGAGCCTGCCGGCCCTGGTCTTCCTGCGCGGGGACCGGCTGTTGGGCAGCATCCCGCGGGTGCGCGACTGGGACGATTACCTGCAGCGGATCGGCGAGATCCTGGACGGCGCTTTGGAAGGCGGTGCGGCATGA
- a CDS encoding hydrogenase expression/formation protein, whose translation MSSLFGMTHPPVGFGPGSQPDASEDGLEYLPMPSGMRVYEPHLPEVADPVQAAAARVVLIRIHDALARWSAGEEIRVPLDDLEAPVLALVDEALGEGEVAVKVERAGDRLEIQEASLAGVWRVRAFGDGAAREGLLVGSFPRVAVNRAFTPVSSAASGSAPGGLMNGMPILTELLDRSAAWRRGDVPHAVNFSLLPHTPEDLAFIEQRLGVGATTILSRGYGNCRVTATATPNVWWVRYYNSVDTLILDTVEIVDVPAVVCAAVEDIADSAERLAEILDALATDLERVR comes from the coding sequence ATGAGTTCCCTGTTCGGCATGACCCACCCGCCGGTTGGCTTCGGTCCCGGCAGCCAGCCCGATGCCAGCGAAGACGGGTTGGAGTATCTGCCGATGCCGTCGGGAATGCGCGTCTATGAACCGCACCTGCCGGAGGTCGCCGATCCTGTCCAAGCCGCCGCCGCCCGTGTCGTGCTGATCCGCATCCACGACGCGCTGGCCCGCTGGTCGGCCGGCGAGGAGATCCGCGTCCCGCTCGACGATCTCGAGGCTCCTGTTCTGGCCCTGGTTGACGAGGCGCTGGGCGAGGGCGAGGTCGCGGTCAAGGTGGAACGGGCCGGCGACCGGCTGGAGATTCAGGAGGCGTCGCTGGCCGGTGTCTGGCGCGTGCGTGCCTTTGGCGACGGGGCTGCGCGAGAAGGCCTGCTGGTCGGCAGCTTCCCGAGGGTGGCGGTGAACCGCGCCTTCACACCGGTTTCGTCCGCAGCCTCGGGTTCCGCGCCTGGCGGGCTGATGAACGGTATGCCGATCCTGACCGAGCTGCTGGACCGCAGCGCCGCATGGCGCCGGGGTGACGTGCCCCATGCGGTGAATTTCAGCCTGCTGCCCCACACGCCCGAGGACCTCGCTTTCATCGAGCAGCGGCTGGGTGTCGGTGCCACCACCATTCTATCGCGTGGGTACGGCAATTGCCGCGTCACCGCCACCGCGACGCCGAATGTCTGGTGGGTGCGCTACTACAACTCGGTCGATACGCTGATCCTCGACACGGTTGAGATCGTCGACGTGCCGGCGGTGGTCTGCGCCGCGGTGGAGGACATCGCCGACAGCGCCGAACGGCTGGCGGAGATCCTCGATGCGTTGGCGACCGACCTGGAGCGGGTGCGATGA
- the hybE gene encoding [NiFe]-hydrogenase assembly chaperone HybE — MSLAASRFEGSYLGDATRIGAATRMECKICWHVYDPAEGCEHWQVPPGTAFAALPGHWRCPVCDGARDQFMALDGDANVAETAAAPLPALPAPPAQPVETIARLEAAFREIHTAQMRGLPIVNDALAVKAVGFRRHDERWLGALVTPWFLNLVLLPGEGDDWSGLVPGAKELIEFPSGRYEFVHANRKGVGAYKACSLFSPMFEFASMLQATETASAALVSLFDPAIREDGAQQSAEIRRRREVELAPPPDPVPVQADPVRPSRRALLGMGSGEAGDA; from the coding sequence ATGAGCCTGGCAGCTTCGCGCTTCGAGGGATCCTATCTCGGCGACGCGACCCGCATCGGTGCGGCGACGCGGATGGAATGCAAGATCTGCTGGCATGTCTACGACCCGGCCGAGGGATGCGAGCATTGGCAGGTGCCGCCCGGTACGGCCTTCGCCGCCCTGCCCGGCCATTGGCGCTGCCCGGTCTGCGACGGTGCCCGCGACCAGTTCATGGCGCTGGACGGCGACGCCAACGTGGCGGAGACGGCGGCAGCGCCGCTGCCCGCCCTCCCCGCCCCGCCCGCCCAGCCGGTGGAAACCATCGCTCGGTTGGAGGCGGCCTTCCGCGAGATCCACACCGCGCAGATGCGCGGCCTGCCCATCGTCAACGATGCGCTGGCGGTGAAGGCGGTTGGCTTCCGCCGGCATGACGAGCGCTGGCTGGGCGCATTGGTCACGCCGTGGTTCCTGAACCTCGTCCTGCTGCCGGGCGAGGGGGACGACTGGTCGGGGCTGGTGCCGGGGGCCAAGGAACTGATCGAGTTCCCGTCCGGACGGTATGAGTTCGTCCATGCCAACCGCAAGGGGGTGGGGGCATACAAGGCCTGTTCGCTCTTTTCGCCGATGTTCGAGTTCGCCTCCATGCTGCAGGCGACGGAGACGGCCTCGGCGGCGCTGGTCTCCCTCTTCGACCCCGCCATCCGAGAGGACGGCGCCCAGCAATCCGCCGAGATCCGGCGCCGGCGCGAGGTGGAACTCGCTCCGCCGCCCGATCCCGTACCGGTCCAGGCCGACCCGGTGCGCCCGTCGCGCCGGGCGCTGCTTGGCATGGGTTCGGGAGAGGCCGGCGATGCATGA
- the hypA gene encoding hydrogenase maturation nickel metallochaperone HypA: protein MHEMALCESLLQAMEEAGRANGFRRVSKVRLEIGRFAGVEVEALRFGFDVVTRGSLAEGAELVVLDVPGRGWCFDCSDTVDLDDRLSPCPHCGGSRLHPNGGTEMTIKDLEVE from the coding sequence ATGCATGAGATGGCGCTCTGCGAAAGCCTGCTCCAGGCGATGGAGGAGGCCGGGCGCGCCAACGGCTTCAGGCGGGTCAGCAAGGTGCGTCTGGAGATCGGGCGTTTCGCCGGGGTGGAGGTGGAGGCGCTGCGCTTCGGCTTCGATGTGGTCACACGCGGTTCCCTGGCCGAGGGGGCGGAACTGGTGGTGCTGGATGTGCCGGGCCGCGGCTGGTGCTTTGACTGCAGCGACACGGTGGATCTGGACGACCGGCTGTCGCCCTGTCCACACTGTGGCGGCAGCCGGCTGCACCCCAACGGCGGCACCGAGATGACGATCAAGGATCTCGAGGTCGAATGA
- a CDS encoding sigma-54-dependent transcriptional regulator, whose amino-acid sequence MTDTTRPGILVVDDEPRSVEVIARLLDEEFEVFTALSADEGLRLLETEWIQVVFSDQRMPEVSGVEFLTQVRERWPEVVRIVITGYIDPEDIIGAINTAGIHQFITKPWHPDHLLLTARSAAKMYQLQREHDRLTNELKLLPPVAETRVASRRERVRQSYRFDGLVRAEGSPVEEVCRQAERVAGFNVPVLVLGETGTGKELLARAIHYGSPRGDQPFYCENCGAIPDDLLESELFGHKKGAFTGAHSNRLGLLEQADGGTIFLDEIGDISPAFQVRLLRFLQEGEIRPVGSNETRRVDVRVVAATHRDLTAEVKAGRFREDLYYRLSTMTLTMPPLRDRPDDIPVLARHILDRLSAAHGKPVAGFAPDTMTCLEAYGWPGNVRELQNEIMRMLVLCEGDTLGAELLSDQVLRGAALNARPASPEDGPLPPLDLIGQGGPLKSRIERVEAGILMETLVRCRWNKSKAADELGLSRMGLRAKLERYGIERGPAQRH is encoded by the coding sequence ATGACCGACACCACCCGCCCCGGCATCCTGGTGGTGGATGACGAACCGCGCTCCGTCGAGGTCATCGCCCGCCTGCTGGACGAGGAGTTCGAGGTCTTCACCGCCCTGTCGGCGGACGAGGGCCTACGCCTGCTGGAAACCGAATGGATCCAGGTGGTCTTCTCCGACCAGCGGATGCCGGAGGTCAGCGGCGTCGAGTTCCTGACCCAGGTCCGCGAACGCTGGCCGGAGGTGGTGCGCATCGTCATCACCGGCTACATCGACCCCGAGGACATCATCGGCGCCATCAACACCGCCGGCATCCACCAGTTCATCACCAAGCCCTGGCATCCCGACCATCTGCTGCTGACCGCCCGCAGCGCGGCGAAGATGTACCAGCTGCAGCGCGAGCACGACCGGCTGACCAACGAGCTGAAGCTGCTGCCCCCCGTCGCCGAGACCCGCGTGGCCTCTAGGCGCGAGCGGGTGCGGCAGTCCTACCGCTTCGACGGGCTGGTCAGGGCCGAGGGCAGCCCGGTGGAGGAAGTCTGCCGGCAGGCGGAGCGGGTGGCCGGCTTCAACGTGCCGGTGCTGGTGCTGGGCGAGACCGGCACCGGCAAGGAGTTGCTGGCCCGCGCCATCCATTACGGCAGTCCGCGCGGCGATCAGCCCTTCTACTGCGAGAATTGCGGCGCGATCCCGGACGACCTGCTGGAAAGCGAGCTGTTCGGCCACAAGAAGGGGGCCTTCACCGGCGCGCACAGCAACCGCCTCGGCCTGCTGGAGCAGGCGGACGGCGGCACGATCTTCCTCGACGAGATCGGCGACATCAGCCCGGCCTTCCAGGTCCGGCTGCTGCGCTTCCTGCAGGAGGGCGAGATCCGGCCGGTGGGTTCCAACGAGACGCGGCGGGTCGATGTCCGCGTCGTCGCCGCCACCCACCGCGACCTGACCGCCGAGGTGAAGGCCGGACGTTTCCGCGAGGATCTCTATTACCGGCTCAGCACCATGACGCTGACCATGCCGCCCCTGCGCGACCGGCCGGACGACATCCCGGTTCTGGCCCGCCACATCCTCGACCGGCTGTCGGCCGCCCATGGCAAGCCTGTTGCCGGTTTCGCCCCCGATACGATGACCTGCCTGGAGGCCTATGGCTGGCCCGGCAATGTGCGCGAGCTGCAGAACGAGATCATGCGCATGCTGGTTCTTTGCGAGGGCGACACGCTGGGGGCGGAGCTGCTGTCCGACCAGGTGCTGCGCGGAGCGGCGCTGAACGCCCGCCCCGCCTCGCCCGAGGACGGGCCGCTGCCGCCGCTCGACCTGATCGGACAGGGCGGGCCGCTGAAGTCGCGCATCGAGCGGGTTGAGGCCGGCATCCTGATGGAAACGCTGGTCCGCTGCCGCTGGAACAAGAGCAAGGCCGCCGACGAGCTGGGCCTGTCCCGCATGGGCCTGCGCGCCAAGCTGGAACGCTACGGCATCGAGCGCGGTCCGGCGCAGAGGCATTAG
- a CDS encoding HupE/UreJ family protein, which translates to MSKTTRLAAVAAAVVLAATPALAHPGHLAGAGFLDGAAHPLGGLDHLIAMVTVGVYGATIGGRAVLAVPGAFLAAMLAGGLFALTGGELPLVEPTIYASTVVLALLCVMPMSRNGLIGAAFAAAFGLFHGFAHGAEMPADAAALGYAAGFLTSTAGLHAAGIALGLALHRLVGRPEEDSQAA; encoded by the coding sequence ATGTCGAAAACCACTCGTCTTGCCGCCGTCGCGGCTGCCGTCGTGCTTGCGGCCACGCCTGCCCTTGCCCATCCCGGCCATCTTGCCGGCGCCGGATTCCTCGATGGCGCCGCGCATCCGCTGGGCGGGCTCGACCATCTGATCGCCATGGTCACGGTCGGGGTCTATGGCGCCACCATCGGCGGCCGTGCCGTTCTGGCGGTGCCGGGGGCGTTCCTGGCCGCCATGCTGGCCGGCGGGCTGTTCGCGCTGACCGGTGGCGAGCTGCCGCTGGTCGAGCCCACCATCTATGCCTCCACCGTCGTACTGGCCCTGCTGTGCGTCATGCCGATGTCGCGCAACGGGCTGATCGGTGCGGCCTTCGCCGCGGCCTTCGGCCTGTTCCACGGCTTCGCCCATGGCGCGGAAATGCCGGCAGACGCAGCGGCGCTGGGCTATGCCGCCGGCTTCCTGACCAGCACCGCGGGCTTGCATGCGGCCGGCATCGCGCTGGGTCTGGCGCTCCACCGGCTGGTCGGCCGGCCGGAAGAAGACAGCCAGGCCGCCTGA